One genomic region from Clostridiales bacterium encodes:
- the glmM gene encoding phosphoglucosamine mutase: NKDLTLELSAKVGNALTKLKKAPLVVIGTDTRASKDMLKCAVMSGVLAGGGNVIDLGILTTPAISYITTLYKADFGVVISASHNPPEYNGIKIFDHLGEKLGELERDFIEKLIENNKFNYHQNVGNIRYDRESHDQYIKYLLETVETDFKGLKVILDCSNGASFELAPKIFQDLGAEVYSYNCNSSGHDINVGCGSLHEEFIIQKTIKHQADIGFAFDGDADRVIGATADGKLIDGDLIIYILARYLRENNRLIGDMVVGTHHTNMGMELALQKIGIKLIRADVGDHFVACQMQKLGCVLGGEQSGHIILKNYAPTGDGILAALQLVNVLKKTGKSVSELADYETFPQVNINIKTERKYEVLNDQSLQSKIKSIGQDLAHKGRLLVRASGTEPKIRIMVECIDQELAQKVAQELAQKAEEVINELK; this comes from the coding sequence CAACAAAGATTTGACCTTAGAACTATCGGCCAAAGTGGGCAACGCTTTGACCAAGCTCAAAAAAGCCCCCTTGGTAGTAATAGGCACGGACACCCGCGCTTCAAAAGATATGCTAAAATGCGCCGTCATGTCAGGCGTATTGGCGGGCGGCGGCAATGTCATAGATTTGGGGATATTGACGACGCCAGCGATTTCTTATATTACTACCTTGTATAAAGCCGATTTTGGCGTGGTTATCAGCGCGTCGCATAACCCGCCCGAATACAACGGGATCAAAATTTTTGACCATTTAGGCGAAAAACTAGGCGAGCTAGAAAGAGATTTTATTGAAAAGCTCATTGAAAATAACAAGTTTAATTATCATCAGAATGTTGGGAACATACGATACGATAGGGAATCACATGACCAATACATAAAATATTTGCTTGAAACCGTAGAAACCGATTTTAAAGGGTTAAAAGTCATTTTGGATTGCAGCAACGGCGCAAGTTTTGAATTAGCCCCCAAAATATTCCAAGATTTGGGCGCCGAGGTTTATTCTTATAATTGCAACAGCTCAGGACATGACATCAATGTCGGCTGCGGCTCTTTGCACGAGGAGTTTATAATCCAAAAAACCATAAAGCATCAAGCCGATATAGGTTTTGCGTTTGACGGCGACGCCGATAGGGTAATAGGCGCGACCGCGGATGGCAAGCTTATTGACGGCGATTTGATAATTTATATATTGGCAAGATATTTGCGCGAAAACAACAGGTTAATCGGCGATATGGTGGTGGGAACCCACCATACCAATATGGGCATGGAATTGGCGCTCCAAAAAATCGGCATAAAACTCATAAGGGCGGACGTGGGCGACCATTTTGTAGCGTGCCAGATGCAAAAACTCGGATGCGTTTTGGGCGGCGAGCAATCAGGCCACATAATTTTGAAAAATTATGCCCCCACGGGCGACGGTATTTTGGCGGCGCTGCAGCTTGTCAATGTCTTAAAAAAGACGGGCAAATCGGTAAGCGAGCTGGCGGATTACGAAACTTTTCCCCAAGTAAACATTAATATAAAGACCGAGCGCAAATACGAAGTTCTAAACGACCAATCGTTGCAATCTAAGATAAAAAGTATAGGCCAAGACTTAGCCCATAAGGGCAGGCTGCTTGTAAGGGCCTCGGGCACTGAGCCTAAGATACGCATAATGGTGGAATGCATTGATCAGGAACTTGCCCAAAAAGTGGCCCAAGAATTAGCCCAAAAAGCGGAAGAAGTGATTAACGAATTAAAATAA
- a CDS encoding fibronectin/fibrinogen-binding protein, which yields MPFDSLTLTAVKNELTKILIDARLEKIYMPSSNLLLFNFHTKTGKQKLLIALDNYARVHLTSQNFENPLNAPAFCMHLRKYLNGARLKSIIQPPYERILELNFSVLNELRDTVNFKVIAEIMGKYSNVIAVNEKGVITDCVKHIYPDLKSDNLAHKRILLPNVAYAYPQTPDKITIDDREQFLARLDQFGGGALDNYIMGFLKGIAPSVVYWLVKDINVFDNKLDQKSKETVYNRFFEYSQKVKDNQISPVVTYKDEGPDDYYLMPMHLGLKTKSFDSVNKAIDYCMGYKTSVSAFKVKYNELFQTLNSLKSKAEKKRFVAESKLRESAKADQYKLYGELILSNLHNIKNKTDKVQLFNYYDNAYVTVPLDIQLNAQANAQKYFKKYNKEKKSAEIARIQIDEQNDFCDYLETVLESLRQCQDVNDLKEIELELRQSYLIKDAAKKPKAVLSKYREYNIDGFAVRVGKNNLQNDRLVRESKPEDVWLHTKDIHSSHTVIASAKQEIPDKVLVCAAEITAYYSKAHMSQNVPVDYTLIKYVKKPPKSPLGKVTYSHQKTLFVNPNKHEEFLIK from the coding sequence ATGCCTTTTGATTCCTTGACTTTGACAGCGGTCAAAAACGAACTGACTAAAATATTAATTGACGCGAGATTGGAAAAAATCTATATGCCCTCGTCCAATCTCCTACTTTTTAATTTTCATACGAAAACGGGCAAACAAAAGTTGCTTATCGCTTTGGATAATTACGCGCGAGTCCATTTGACCAGCCAAAATTTTGAGAACCCCCTTAACGCGCCCGCGTTTTGCATGCATCTTAGGAAATATCTCAACGGAGCGAGATTAAAGAGTATAATCCAACCGCCTTATGAGCGTATTTTGGAATTAAATTTTAGCGTTTTGAATGAGTTAAGGGATACCGTCAATTTCAAAGTCATAGCCGAGATTATGGGCAAATACAGCAATGTGATAGCGGTCAATGAAAAAGGCGTAATCACGGACTGCGTAAAGCATATATATCCCGACTTGAAGAGCGATAACCTCGCCCATAAGCGGATTTTGCTGCCCAATGTCGCATACGCCTATCCGCAAACGCCCGACAAAATCACAATTGACGACCGCGAGCAGTTCTTGGCCCGCCTTGACCAATTTGGCGGCGGAGCTTTGGATAATTACATTATGGGCTTTTTGAAAGGAATAGCGCCCTCTGTGGTCTATTGGCTGGTAAAAGATATTAATGTGTTTGATAATAAGCTCGACCAAAAATCCAAAGAAACGGTATATAACCGGTTTTTTGAATATTCCCAAAAAGTGAAAGACAACCAAATTTCGCCCGTGGTGACATATAAAGACGAAGGGCCTGACGATTATTACCTAATGCCTATGCATTTGGGACTAAAGACAAAATCTTTTGATAGCGTTAATAAGGCGATTGATTACTGCATGGGCTATAAAACCAGCGTAAGCGCCTTTAAGGTCAAGTATAACGAATTGTTTCAAACATTAAATAGCCTAAAATCCAAAGCCGAAAAAAAGCGTTTTGTCGCCGAGAGCAAATTAAGGGAATCCGCCAAGGCCGACCAATACAAGCTATACGGCGAATTGATTTTGAGCAATCTTCATAACATCAAAAATAAGACAGATAAGGTCCAGCTTTTTAATTACTATGATAACGCTTATGTAACAGTCCCTTTGGATATCCAGCTTAACGCGCAAGCCAACGCGCAAAAATACTTTAAAAAATATAACAAAGAAAAGAAAAGCGCCGAAATCGCGCGCATTCAGATTGACGAACAAAATGATTTTTGCGATTATTTGGAAACCGTTTTGGAAAGTTTAAGACAATGCCAAGATGTGAACGACTTAAAAGAAATAGAGCTTGAATTAAGGCAAAGTTATTTGATAAAAGACGCAGCCAAAAAACCTAAAGCTGTTTTGAGCAAATACAGGGAATATAATATAGACGGGTTTGCGGTAAGGGTTGGTAAAAACAACCTGCAAAACGACCGTCTTGTGCGCGAGTCCAAACCCGAGGATGTTTGGCTTCATACCAAAGACATCCACAGCTCGCATACGGTTATCGCAAGCGCCAAACAAGAAATTCCCGACAAGGTTTTGGTCTGCGCGGCTGAAATTACGGCTTATTACTCAAAAGCGCATATGTCGCAAAATGTTCCGGTGGATTATACCTTAATAAAATATGTAAAAAAACCGCCCAAATCGCCTTTGGGCAAAGTGACATACAGCCATCAAAAAACCTTGTTTGTAAACCCAAACAAGCATGAGGAATTCTTGATAAAATAA